One region of Flavobacterium pisciphilum genomic DNA includes:
- a CDS encoding helix-turn-helix domain-containing protein, which yields MDTSKELLFFFSALGAFNGIILGTYFFFFTKKKYFGNYFLGALLLALSIRIAKSVFIHFDPTLPKTYLQIGLSACFFIGPFLYYFLKASVKEINIMPRSWKLTLIFWLLFIITVGAVYPYKEYPELWCEYFIEFIYLQWFVYVVFAGFTIRGILKNIVSKKHKASPAEVWFGMIYLGNVLLFVFYFLALINAPFVSYLSGAIIFSFILYLIISILLYRKKTDDLFLLNPSKYSAKKIDDDEEQILSSKLEKIMNEHELYKNPNLTLQDLSKEVNISSHQLSQFLNANVGKNFTSYVNEFRVNEACKIIASNNKLTLESIGYDVGFNSKSTFFATFKKHTGTTPSSYQQQALLA from the coding sequence ATGGATACTAGTAAAGAGCTTTTATTTTTTTTTAGTGCTTTGGGAGCTTTTAACGGAATCATTCTAGGAACCTATTTCTTTTTCTTTACAAAGAAAAAGTATTTTGGAAATTATTTTCTAGGAGCACTCTTGTTAGCATTAAGTATAAGAATTGCTAAATCTGTATTTATACATTTTGATCCTACTTTGCCTAAAACATATTTGCAAATAGGACTTTCTGCTTGTTTTTTCATAGGACCTTTTTTATATTATTTTCTCAAAGCTTCTGTCAAGGAGATTAATATAATGCCTAGATCTTGGAAGCTGACACTTATTTTCTGGTTATTGTTTATAATTACTGTAGGTGCAGTATATCCATATAAAGAGTATCCTGAACTTTGGTGTGAGTATTTCATAGAATTCATTTATTTGCAATGGTTTGTTTATGTCGTTTTTGCGGGATTTACGATTAGAGGAATCTTAAAAAACATAGTAAGCAAAAAACATAAAGCCAGCCCAGCTGAAGTGTGGTTTGGTATGATCTATTTAGGCAATGTATTACTTTTCGTATTCTATTTCCTAGCATTAATTAATGCTCCATTTGTTTCCTATTTAAGCGGGGCTATCATTTTTTCATTCATTTTATATCTGATAATTTCTATTCTTTTATATAGAAAAAAAACAGATGATTTATTCTTACTCAATCCATCAAAATATTCAGCTAAAAAAATAGATGATGATGAAGAGCAAATTTTATCTAGTAAACTTGAAAAGATAATGAATGAGCATGAATTGTATAAAAATCCAAACCTCACATTGCAGGATTTGTCCAAAGAAGTAAATATTTCAAGCCATCAATTATCCCAATTTTTAAATGCAAATGTGGGAAAGAATTTTACCAGTTACGTTAATGAATTTAGGGTAAACGAAGCATGCAAAATAATAGCTTCCAATAATAAGCTTACACTAGAATCGATTGGATACGATGTAGGATTTAATTCTAAATCTACATTTTTTGCTACGTTTAAAAAACATACTGGAACAACGCCTTCAAGTTATCAACAACAGGCTTTATTGGCTTAG
- a CDS encoding NAD(P)-dependent alcohol dehydrogenase, with amino-acid sequence MKAVRYYGHKDVRVIKDLEKPSPTGDEVLLKIGGAGVCHSDLHIIDEGTVSGTTFTLGHENAGWIEEVGQDVKGFKKGDAVLVYGPWGCGHCKPCQHSKENYCDHQSEQAYGGGLGLNGGMADYMLVPSSRLLVPIHDLDPVIAAPLTDAALTPYSAIKRSLHKLMPDEYVVVIGVGGLGHVALQILSEICGSTIIACDITPERLEFAKELGASYAINSTDKDAAEQIKKITGIKKAKVVIDFVGATSTIDLGTKIVGLDGDLTIVGLGGGKFEYNMSGLPFGVSMTNPYWGSRTELMEVIGLALQKKIHIEIEKYSLDDALEVYDKLRKGQIKGRAVLIP; translated from the coding sequence ATGAAAGCAGTACGATATTATGGACACAAGGATGTTAGAGTTATAAAAGATTTAGAAAAACCATCTCCTACAGGAGATGAAGTATTATTAAAGATTGGTGGAGCAGGAGTATGCCATTCCGATTTACATATAATTGATGAAGGAACTGTTTCTGGTACTACATTTACATTAGGACATGAAAATGCGGGATGGATTGAAGAAGTGGGACAAGATGTAAAAGGGTTTAAAAAAGGAGATGCAGTTTTGGTGTATGGTCCTTGGGGATGCGGACATTGTAAACCATGTCAACACTCAAAAGAGAACTACTGTGACCACCAATCAGAGCAAGCTTATGGAGGTGGACTAGGTTTAAATGGAGGTATGGCTGATTATATGTTAGTTCCTTCTTCACGTTTATTGGTTCCAATTCATGATTTAGATCCTGTAATTGCAGCTCCACTTACAGATGCCGCTTTAACACCGTATTCAGCAATAAAAAGATCATTGCATAAACTTATGCCAGATGAATATGTTGTAGTTATTGGTGTTGGCGGATTAGGACATGTTGCTTTACAGATTTTGTCTGAAATTTGTGGATCTACAATTATTGCTTGTGATATAACTCCGGAAAGACTTGAATTTGCTAAAGAATTGGGTGCTTCTTATGCTATAAATTCTACAGATAAAGACGCTGCTGAACAGATTAAAAAGATTACAGGGATAAAAAAAGCAAAAGTTGTAATAGATTTTGTAGGAGCTACTTCGACAATTGATCTAGGAACTAAAATTGTTGGTTTAGATGGTGATTTGACAATCGTTGGGCTAGGAGGAGGAAAATTTGAATACAACATGAGTGGACTGCCTTTTGGTGTAAGTATGACAAATCCGTATTGGGGTTCAAGAACTGAACTGATGGAAGTAATTGGACTGGCATTACAAAAGAAAATTCATATTGAGATAGAAAAATACAGTTTAGATGATGCTCTTGAAGTTTATGATAAACTCAGAAAAGGGCAAATAAAAGGAAGAGCAGTATTAATTCCTTAA
- a CDS encoding AcvB/VirJ family lysyl-phosphatidylglycerol hydrolase — protein sequence MILQKIKTVGVNRVLLTLLLVCLQGDVFAIQKDTLAYSGFGYLTLYKPTKTVNNVVICISGDGGWNSGIEGIALHLKNENTLLIGVDIRQVFKSMKKNKSSCLYPAADFERMSQYVQKKLKYQTYNVPILLGYSSGATLVYGLVAQAPQNTFRAGIALGFCPDININKPLCPGSGKFTSTKLQNAKGYNLGPAESLKTPFISLQGQNDQVCNYQKTVSFLKNVSNAQVISLPKVGHGYGQEKNWLPQLMQVYNNITIEKEAYSPDETVKKLNLPLHITTPHKDKTSPYMVVFISGDGGWTDFDQQMANAFALKGAPVIGLDALKYFWQKKSPEETTTDILRIMEAYTEEWKKEKIMLVGYSFGADIIPFVYNRIPEKFKKNIIGLGLLSPSKETDFEVHVSELLDIDNASSGFSVPNEINKISDIHPVCFFGKEEDDLPIKEISKESAKIIYLNGGHHYTDAFITVAKEMMP from the coding sequence ATGATACTACAAAAAATAAAAACTGTTGGGGTCAATCGTGTCTTACTTACTTTACTATTAGTGTGCCTTCAAGGAGACGTTTTTGCAATACAAAAAGACACGCTTGCATATAGTGGCTTTGGTTATCTTACACTTTATAAACCCACAAAAACAGTCAATAATGTAGTTATCTGTATTTCGGGTGATGGAGGTTGGAACAGTGGAATCGAGGGTATAGCACTTCATTTAAAAAACGAAAACACATTGCTTATTGGTGTAGACATTCGTCAAGTATTCAAAAGCATGAAAAAGAACAAATCTTCTTGCCTCTACCCTGCCGCAGACTTTGAACGCATGAGCCAATATGTTCAAAAAAAATTAAAATATCAAACCTACAATGTCCCTATTCTTTTGGGGTATTCTTCTGGGGCAACTTTAGTTTATGGGTTAGTTGCTCAAGCACCACAAAATACTTTCCGAGCTGGAATTGCATTAGGATTTTGTCCTGATATAAATATAAATAAACCTTTGTGTCCAGGTTCTGGAAAATTTACTTCAACAAAACTCCAAAATGCCAAAGGATATAATTTAGGACCTGCTGAAAGCCTTAAAACTCCTTTTATATCCTTGCAAGGTCAAAATGATCAAGTATGTAATTATCAAAAAACAGTATCTTTCCTTAAAAATGTATCTAATGCTCAGGTAATATCATTGCCAAAAGTTGGACACGGTTATGGTCAAGAAAAAAACTGGCTCCCACAACTAATGCAAGTTTATAATAACATTACAATAGAAAAAGAGGCTTACAGTCCTGATGAGACTGTAAAAAAACTTAATCTGCCACTACATATTACCACTCCCCACAAAGACAAAACAAGTCCGTATATGGTAGTTTTTATATCTGGTGATGGCGGATGGACTGATTTTGATCAACAAATGGCAAATGCATTTGCTTTAAAAGGAGCGCCAGTAATTGGTTTAGATGCTTTAAAATACTTTTGGCAGAAAAAAAGCCCCGAAGAAACTACCACGGATATACTTAGAATAATGGAAGCTTATACTGAAGAATGGAAAAAAGAAAAAATCATGTTGGTAGGTTATTCATTTGGAGCTGATATTATTCCATTTGTGTATAACCGAATTCCCGAAAAATTCAAAAAAAACATAATTGGATTAGGCTTGCTGTCTCCATCGAAAGAAACTGATTTTGAAGTTCATGTATCTGAACTTTTAGATATAGACAATGCATCATCAGGGTTTTCTGTACCTAATGAGATTAATAAAATTAGTGACATTCATCCTGTTTGTTTTTTTGGAAAAGAGGAAGATGATTTACCTATTAAAGAAATTTCAAAAGAAAGTGCCAAAATTATATATCTCAACGGTGGACATCATTATACAGATGCATTTATAACTGTAGCAAAAGAAATGATGCCGTAA
- a CDS encoding SusC/RagA family TonB-linked outer membrane protein has translation MRKQLFILFGILLFAQTLLAQTKTVTGIVTSQTDGLSLPGVSVLIEGTSKSTVTDLDGKYSILVNENETLLFTYVGFSFKKVKILASTSVVNLKMTEELNALSEVVVLGSTVRATRKELGNAVTSLKGEDLVKAQPGGLSTALQGKIAGAQVSQNSGDPAGGFSIKLRGTSSILGSSDPLYVIDGVVLNNATTNVTNLNVTTGNSNMQIGQNRSSDINPNDIQSIEVLNGGAAAAIYGSRAANGVVLITTKKGIAGETRYTFSTSVTSNQIRKKLDLNRSDKQFVSTSPALFPIQGNPASPTTVSVLGRNLETRTFGVERYDYQDDIFTTGIGTDTYFSMQGGDEKTKYFASLGHLVNEGIIKNTDFKRTGAKVRLKHDFNSKLSATVGLNYVSSSSNEKPDGNVFWSPINSINITNNIYDISRRDANGNLLAVDPNRINPLSIIETFKIKQNTDRIISDLQLNYVPFKNFNADLIFGIDNYNQRGNVYIPRYPYIVNPAYYNDGYVSEATNRVVQFNNDLNLKYVWNINDKWKATTYGGYNIQTYRDNFVAVEGRNLKPFIETINAFNTLIPGSPSSSQSKYNLWGYYLQETFGFKDKLYITIAGRQDSSTIFSSDNRSQFYPKASFSYVLSDEKFMENIHDVVSSVRFRGSWGKSGSLTAIKPYARFTNYSTGTLLGNSTFTIEGFKQGNLDLKPEQSVTYEIGGDFGFIKDRLNLSFSYYNADIDDLLLPVQLAASEGATNTIKNIGKMNNKGFEINLKYDVIKKENLHLDAFVNYSSNRNKVTGLPQTRFKLDSNLAGAPVFVEMDKPVGIFYGTYFARNPDGSLLLTPDGYPQTEKGDASTGAPARNKTTGQPEGAILNKQIGNPNPDYIISFGANLNYKKFGLSVLFDGVHGVDVFDADYRTRQGVGSGTLVAQELNGELPRGYIWSIYNIEEFRVVDGSYLKLREISLNYSFGKINKFFDDLTVTASGRNLISWDNFTSFDPETNSGGQSSVAKYNFGTVPIPSSYSLAVKFQF, from the coding sequence ATGAGAAAACAATTATTTATTTTATTTGGAATTCTTTTGTTTGCACAAACTCTTTTGGCACAAACAAAGACTGTAACTGGTATAGTTACGAGCCAAACTGACGGTTTATCATTGCCGGGAGTATCTGTTCTAATTGAAGGGACATCAAAAAGTACTGTAACTGATTTAGATGGAAAATATAGCATCCTAGTCAATGAAAACGAAACACTACTCTTTACTTATGTTGGATTCTCTTTTAAAAAAGTCAAAATTTTAGCAAGTACAAGTGTAGTTAATCTTAAAATGACAGAAGAACTCAATGCTCTTTCAGAAGTTGTTGTATTGGGATCTACAGTCCGTGCTACACGTAAAGAGCTTGGAAATGCTGTTACAAGTTTAAAGGGTGAAGACTTAGTAAAGGCACAGCCAGGTGGACTTTCGACAGCTTTACAAGGTAAAATTGCTGGTGCTCAAGTTTCTCAGAACTCAGGAGATCCTGCAGGAGGATTTAGCATAAAGCTTAGAGGAACGTCTTCAATATTAGGTTCATCAGATCCGTTATATGTTATCGATGGAGTCGTTTTGAACAATGCAACTACCAATGTAACAAACTTAAATGTAACAACGGGAAACTCTAATATGCAAATTGGTCAAAACAGGTCTTCTGACATTAACCCTAACGACATACAAAGTATTGAGGTTTTAAATGGAGGAGCTGCCGCAGCAATTTATGGTTCAAGAGCAGCAAACGGGGTTGTTTTAATAACTACCAAAAAAGGTATTGCTGGTGAAACCAGATACACGTTTTCGACTAGTGTAACTTCAAACCAAATTCGTAAAAAGCTAGATCTGAATAGATCCGACAAACAGTTTGTTAGTACCTCTCCTGCTTTATTTCCTATTCAAGGAAATCCTGCAAGCCCAACAACTGTAAGTGTATTGGGAAGAAATCTTGAAACAAGAACTTTTGGTGTAGAACGATATGATTATCAAGATGATATTTTTACTACAGGAATTGGAACTGACACCTATTTTTCAATGCAAGGTGGAGATGAAAAAACAAAATACTTCGCTTCTCTTGGACATTTGGTAAACGAAGGAATTATAAAAAATACTGATTTTAAAAGAACAGGAGCTAAAGTAAGATTGAAACATGATTTCAATTCAAAACTATCTGCTACTGTAGGATTGAATTATGTTAGCTCAAGCTCAAATGAAAAACCTGATGGAAACGTTTTCTGGAGTCCAATTAACTCTATAAATATTACCAATAATATTTACGACATCAGCAGAAGAGATGCTAATGGCAACCTATTAGCTGTTGACCCTAATAGAATTAATCCTCTTTCTATTATAGAAACTTTCAAAATCAAACAAAACACAGATCGTATTATTTCGGACTTACAATTAAACTATGTTCCTTTTAAAAACTTCAATGCCGATTTGATTTTTGGTATTGATAATTATAACCAAAGAGGGAACGTATATATTCCGAGATACCCATATATTGTTAATCCAGCCTATTATAATGATGGATATGTATCTGAAGCTACCAACAGAGTAGTTCAATTTAACAATGATTTGAATTTAAAATATGTTTGGAATATCAACGATAAATGGAAAGCAACCACTTACGGAGGATACAACATACAAACCTATCGTGATAATTTTGTAGCTGTCGAAGGGCGTAATTTAAAGCCGTTTATTGAAACTATAAATGCTTTTAATACTTTGATACCTGGTTCGCCAAGTTCAAGTCAATCAAAATATAATTTATGGGGGTATTATCTACAAGAAACTTTCGGTTTCAAAGACAAACTATATATAACTATAGCTGGAAGACAAGATTCATCGACTATTTTCTCAAGTGATAATAGATCACAATTTTATCCAAAAGCAAGCTTTAGTTATGTTCTATCTGACGAGAAATTCATGGAAAACATTCATGATGTTGTAAGTTCGGTTAGATTTAGAGGTTCATGGGGAAAATCAGGTAGCTTAACCGCTATTAAGCCTTATGCTCGTTTTACTAATTATTCTACTGGAACGCTTTTAGGGAATAGTACTTTTACTATTGAAGGATTCAAACAAGGAAACTTAGATTTAAAACCTGAGCAAAGTGTTACTTATGAAATTGGAGGTGATTTTGGTTTTATAAAAGATCGTTTAAACCTATCATTTAGCTACTACAATGCTGATATAGATGACTTGTTATTACCTGTTCAATTGGCTGCTTCTGAAGGTGCTACAAACACAATCAAGAACATTGGAAAAATGAATAATAAAGGGTTTGAAATAAATCTTAAATATGATGTGATTAAAAAAGAAAACTTACATCTAGATGCATTTGTAAATTACAGCAGCAATAGAAATAAAGTAACTGGATTGCCACAAACACGTTTTAAACTAGATAGCAATTTAGCAGGAGCACCTGTTTTTGTAGAAATGGATAAACCAGTAGGGATTTTCTACGGTACTTATTTTGCAAGAAATCCAGACGGTAGTTTATTATTAACTCCTGATGGATATCCACAAACTGAAAAGGGTGATGCTAGCACTGGAGCCCCAGCAAGAAATAAAACAACTGGACAACCAGAAGGAGCAATATTAAACAAACAAATTGGAAATCCAAATCCTGATTATATTATTTCATTTGGAGCTAATTTGAATTACAAAAAATTTGGTTTATCTGTATTATTTGATGGTGTTCATGGAGTAGATGTTTTTGATGCTGATTATAGAACAAGACAAGGAGTTGGATCAGGAACATTGGTAGCTCAAGAACTTAACGGAGAATTACCTCGTGGTTATATTTGGTCTATTTATAATATAGAAGAGTTTAGAGTCGTTGACGGAAGTTATCTAAAACTAAGAGAGATTTCTTTAAATTATTCTTTTGGAAAAATAAACAAATTCTTTGATGACTTAACTGTTACTGCAAGCGGTAGAAACCTAATTTCATGGGATAACTTTACCAGTTTTGATCCAGAAACAAATTCTGGCGGACAATCTTCAGTTGCGAAATACAATTTTGGAACAGTGCCAATTCCGAGTTCATATTCATTGGCAGTAAAATTTCAATTTTAA
- a CDS encoding RagB/SusD family nutrient uptake outer membrane protein, with the protein MKKIFIPIVALALLLTSCNEDYLDPTKPSQELVFNTRGGVIGAANGLQVLWSVDRTSPVYNTITGNGFTTKELRLLNAGNVDEGELSVGGEVLSTKNLVVNNLWSQCLIIKSESQKVIDHVDILTSETEKASVFVHASIFKAMALTTLVQYFQSVPLKIGKNVTFDSRTDVLNEAIKTLKTTEPLLDKATGFTDLVSGINYKNTVYALFARTYLMIGDYDNAIKYASLVDLSSKSVFAFDQISPNPIAYISITTNNVFQPVDLTLGLPAALAPTSSDGRLNFYIKPGSNPTTATGFFDSNTKSIPVYLPGEMMLILAESYARKDNLPQAIVELNKVLTKTAATDAYGIGANLAPYTGAVTKTSILTEIYRNRCIEMYMSSLKLEDSRRFERPAAGTAGAERNRNWYPYPDSERNNNTNTPADPAI; encoded by the coding sequence ATGAAAAAAATATTCATCCCAATAGTTGCCCTAGCATTACTTTTAACTAGTTGCAACGAAGATTATTTAGACCCAACGAAACCTTCTCAAGAGCTAGTATTTAATACTAGAGGTGGTGTCATTGGTGCAGCAAATGGACTACAAGTACTTTGGAGTGTTGATAGAACAAGTCCTGTTTACAACACCATTACTGGTAATGGATTTACAACAAAAGAATTACGATTGCTGAACGCAGGAAATGTTGACGAAGGTGAACTTTCTGTTGGTGGCGAAGTACTCTCAACTAAAAATTTGGTTGTAAATAATCTATGGTCACAATGCCTTATTATTAAATCTGAATCTCAAAAAGTAATTGACCACGTCGATATACTAACCTCTGAGACTGAAAAAGCAAGCGTTTTTGTTCATGCCTCTATTTTTAAGGCGATGGCCCTCACTACTCTTGTTCAGTATTTTCAAAGTGTTCCTTTAAAAATTGGAAAAAATGTAACTTTCGATTCTAGAACTGACGTATTAAATGAGGCTATTAAAACCTTAAAAACTACTGAGCCTTTACTAGACAAAGCAACTGGTTTTACAGATTTAGTAAGTGGTATAAATTATAAAAATACAGTTTATGCTCTTTTTGCTAGAACTTATTTAATGATTGGCGACTACGACAATGCTATCAAATATGCTAGTTTGGTTGATCTCTCTTCAAAATCGGTATTTGCCTTTGATCAAATTAGTCCTAATCCTATTGCTTATATTTCTATAACCACTAACAATGTATTCCAACCGGTAGATTTAACTCTAGGATTGCCAGCAGCTTTAGCGCCTACAAGCTCTGATGGAAGATTAAACTTTTATATCAAACCAGGTTCAAACCCAACAACAGCCACAGGTTTTTTTGACTCTAATACCAAATCAATACCTGTTTATTTACCTGGTGAAATGATGCTAATATTAGCAGAATCATATGCTAGAAAAGACAATTTACCACAAGCAATAGTAGAATTAAATAAAGTACTAACCAAAACTGCTGCCACTGATGCTTATGGAATTGGCGCCAATCTTGCACCATATACTGGAGCAGTTACCAAGACTAGTATTTTAACCGAAATTTATAGAAATCGTTGTATCGAGATGTATATGTCTAGTTTAAAACTTGAAGACAGTAGAAGATTTGAACGTCCAGCTGCTGGAACTGCTGGAGCTGAAAGAAACCGTAACTGGTATCCTTATCCTGATTCTGAAAGAAACAACAATACAAATACTCCTGCTGATCCAGCAATATAA
- a CDS encoding DUF2834 domain-containing protein, whose protein sequence is MIPQFLYIIAFIEIIMRRIYLSLTILGVVLPFSQFIPWLCQNGFNFPLLLQQIIENPLAAFAWLDVIVTVVVIVCMAISEGKKLKIKKLWIPIVASFIGGASVGLPLFLYIKECHLEKINS, encoded by the coding sequence ATGATACCTCAGTTTTTATATATAATTGCCTTTATTGAAATCATTATGAGAAGAATATATTTATCGTTAACAATACTTGGAGTTGTACTACCCTTTTCTCAATTTATACCTTGGCTTTGTCAAAATGGATTTAATTTTCCTTTACTACTTCAACAAATTATCGAAAACCCATTAGCGGCTTTTGCTTGGCTAGATGTTATTGTAACTGTCGTTGTTATTGTGTGTATGGCTATTAGTGAAGGCAAAAAATTAAAAATTAAAAAATTATGGATTCCAATAGTAGCCTCATTTATAGGAGGAGCTTCTGTGGGACTTCCTTTATTTTTATATATAAAAGAATGTCATCTTGAAAAGATTAATTCGTAA
- a CDS encoding NAD(P)H-dependent oxidoreductase, producing MKKIVVINGHPDQNSFNSTIAHSYIKSALEAGSEVRYIAIGAMDFNPNLQFGYKQRMELEPDLLNALNDIKWSEHQVWIHPIWWLGMPAIMKGFFDRAFLPGITFRSNKGLSEGLLNGKTGRIITTAGDLSEDDYEEIYKSSGLVQLKNGILEYCGVSSIQSNFIGPLYELDESNRKKWIDKIADLARLDSVIKQFIE from the coding sequence ATGAAAAAGATAGTAGTTATTAATGGTCATCCTGATCAGAATAGTTTTAATAGCACTATTGCACATTCCTATATAAAGTCAGCATTGGAAGCAGGCTCAGAAGTCCGATATATTGCTATTGGCGCTATGGATTTTAATCCTAATTTACAGTTTGGTTACAAACAAAGAATGGAATTAGAACCTGATTTGCTAAATGCATTAAATGACATTAAATGGAGTGAACATCAGGTTTGGATACATCCTATATGGTGGCTAGGGATGCCCGCAATTATGAAAGGATTTTTTGATAGGGCATTTCTTCCGGGTATTACTTTTAGAAGTAACAAAGGGCTCAGTGAGGGATTATTAAATGGTAAAACAGGAAGAATCATTACAACTGCAGGAGATTTGTCTGAGGATGATTATGAAGAGATTTATAAGTCAAGTGGACTCGTTCAGTTAAAAAATGGTATTCTGGAATATTGTGGTGTTTCTTCTATTCAAAGTAATTTTATTGGACCGCTTTACGAGTTAGATGAAAGTAATAGGAAAAAGTGGATAGATAAAATAGCTGACTTGGCTAGATTAGACTCCGTAATTAAGCAATTTATTGAATAA
- a CDS encoding alpha/beta hydrolase, translated as MESIIKRIDSELWEAIKNSSFNQIDYENLLKNDPARIRKEEMVILSKEEPLAIPEELNVEDVEISSSDQSRKIRLRTYRPKGKDNLPVLLYFHGGAFIYGDPEQYDFIFFDLVLNMDVVIVSVNYRLAPEHPFPAAIDDGYDALLWLSKYADQIDGNNSNILIGGSSAGGTIAASITHWARDKKEVEIKHQYLLYPAMSHLLETASMSELANAPTQTKSAAEWMWKHYLKDNIAQPPKYAVPLLEENFNNLPNATIIVCELDPLKDEGKIYAQKLEDAGISVNLSEIKDAVHAFDFFPCSLTDNFFSQQTELFKQILNQVK; from the coding sequence ATGGAAAGCATAATAAAAAGAATAGATTCTGAGCTTTGGGAAGCTATTAAAAACAGCTCGTTTAACCAAATAGATTATGAAAATCTATTAAAGAATGACCCCGCAAGGATTAGGAAAGAAGAAATGGTTATATTATCAAAAGAAGAACCTCTAGCTATTCCGGAAGAACTTAATGTAGAAGATGTTGAGATTTCGTCTTCTGATCAATCAAGAAAAATAAGATTAAGAACATATCGGCCAAAAGGAAAGGACAATTTGCCTGTATTATTATATTTTCATGGAGGAGCTTTTATATATGGTGATCCCGAGCAATATGATTTTATTTTTTTTGATCTCGTCCTAAATATGGATGTGGTAATTGTTTCTGTTAATTACCGCTTGGCTCCAGAACATCCATTTCCAGCAGCTATTGATGATGGATATGATGCTTTATTGTGGCTATCTAAATATGCTGATCAAATTGATGGAAACAATAGTAATATCCTAATAGGAGGGAGTAGTGCAGGAGGAACAATTGCAGCTTCGATTACGCATTGGGCAAGGGATAAAAAAGAAGTAGAAATAAAACATCAATATTTATTATACCCTGCAATGAGTCATCTTCTAGAGACAGCCTCTATGAGTGAATTGGCAAATGCTCCTACACAAACTAAAAGTGCAGCCGAATGGATGTGGAAACATTATTTGAAAGACAACATAGCTCAACCACCAAAATATGCAGTTCCGTTGCTAGAAGAAAATTTCAACAATTTGCCAAATGCAACTATCATTGTATGCGAGTTAGATCCGCTTAAAGATGAAGGGAAAATATATGCTCAAAAATTAGAAGATGCAGGCATCAGTGTTAATTTATCGGAAATAAAAGATGCTGTACATGCCTTCGATTTTTTTCCATGTAGCTTAACAGATAACTTTTTTAGTCAACAAACGGAATTATTTAAACAAATTTTAAACCAAGTAAAATGA
- a CDS encoding NADP-dependent oxidoreductase, which produces MKAIVLEKFGGVENLIYKDIKKPEIKTNEVLIRVKAISINPVDVKVRSGQVPFVDELVKHDPLILGWDISGEVVAIGNEVTRFKVGDEVFGMVNFVGHGKGYAEYVAALDEHLALKPKNSSHVEAAASTLAALTAWQAFNHFGKLRATDKVLIHAASGGVGHFAVQIAKHIGAYVIATSSAANRDFVLNLGADEHIDYRSIHFEEALNDIDFVLESIGGDNFQKSVQVVKEFGTIVTLPSGHTKEDELKAEEKRLHACYFMAVYSSGRDMQHIASLLEAGVLKPHVSHIFEFDDMAKAHLQIETGRTIGKVVLKF; this is translated from the coding sequence ATGAAAGCAATCGTATTAGAAAAGTTTGGAGGAGTTGAAAATCTTATTTACAAAGACATCAAAAAGCCAGAAATAAAGACAAATGAAGTACTTATTAGAGTAAAGGCTATTAGTATTAATCCAGTAGATGTAAAGGTCCGTAGTGGACAGGTCCCGTTTGTTGACGAATTAGTTAAACATGATCCATTGATTTTGGGTTGGGATATTTCTGGGGAAGTTGTAGCGATTGGAAATGAAGTCACTCGATTTAAAGTTGGTGATGAAGTATTTGGAATGGTAAACTTCGTAGGTCATGGTAAGGGGTATGCTGAATATGTAGCGGCTCTAGATGAGCATCTTGCACTAAAACCTAAAAATAGTAGTCATGTCGAAGCAGCAGCCAGCACTTTGGCAGCATTAACTGCTTGGCAAGCATTTAATCATTTTGGTAAATTGAGAGCAACAGATAAGGTTCTTATTCATGCAGCTTCGGGTGGAGTAGGTCATTTTGCAGTGCAGATAGCAAAACATATTGGTGCCTATGTTATTGCTACATCATCAGCTGCTAATCGTGATTTTGTTCTTAATCTAGGAGCGGATGAGCATATTGACTATCGGTCAATTCATTTTGAAGAAGCCCTTAATGATATTGATTTTGTATTGGAATCTATTGGAGGAGATAATTTTCAGAAGTCAGTACAAGTAGTAAAAGAATTTGGAACCATTGTTACACTGCCATCAGGGCATACAAAAGAGGATGAATTAAAAGCAGAAGAAAAACGTTTACATGCCTGTTACTTTATGGCTGTGTATTCTAGTGGCCGTGATATGCAACATATCGCGTCATTGTTAGAAGCAGGAGTATTGAAACCTCACGTATCACATATTTTTGAATTTGATGACATGGCAAAAGCACATCTGCAAATAGAAACTGGACGTACAATAGGTAAGGTTGTGTTGAAATTTTAA